A single Methylomonas sp. AM2-LC DNA region contains:
- a CDS encoding bacteriohemerythrin yields the protein MSLLNWSSAFCVGVTEIDDQHKKLVDMANRLNDAMQIGQGREALAKILNELVDYTVYHFGTEEKLMSVHQYPNQAAHKEEHKKLIAAVSDFKRKFDTGDAAITSEIMNFLRDWLTKHILQSDKLFAKDLNSKGVK from the coding sequence ATGTCTTTACTTAACTGGTCTAGCGCTTTTTGCGTTGGCGTAACAGAAATTGATGATCAACATAAAAAACTGGTTGATATGGCAAATCGACTGAATGATGCCATGCAAATTGGTCAGGGCCGGGAAGCATTGGCTAAGATACTCAATGAACTGGTGGACTATACGGTTTACCATTTTGGCACCGAAGAAAAACTAATGAGTGTGCATCAGTATCCGAATCAGGCCGCACATAAAGAGGAACACAAAAAGCTTATTGCTGCTGTTAGTGATTTCAAAAGAAAATTTGATACTGGGGATGCGGCAATTACGTCTGAAATTATGAATTTTCTGCGTGATTGGCTGACCAAACATATTTTGCAGTCTGATAAGTTATTTGCGAAAGATTTGAATAGCAAAGGGGTAAAATAG
- a CDS encoding ribokinase, with protein sequence MHKLDANNSENLPAIDSLKFFVAANFVQACCWKVPRLPVLGETLVASALSIEAGGKGLNVAIGLRRLGAQVDALLGIGNDAAGDSLTRLLDKENIPVTHVHRLAGASGHGAGLITAGGENAIAVYPGANLLLRDEHAELAETAISAANWVYGQFETSVSVVQRCFELARQHDCCTALNPSPWQEIPPALLAATDILVVNEIEAAKLLHIPDLPINLSAIASVLSSASEQLWASWSGQLLVVTLGELGCVALQPKHTALAIPAFKIEALDSVGAGDAFAAGLLYQLALNTSLAEALRYANACGAMLASKLGVLDVLPNHAQVASFIAAAPHSSTTV encoded by the coding sequence ATGCACAAATTAGATGCCAATAACAGCGAGAATTTACCCGCAATAGACTCTTTAAAGTTTTTTGTGGCTGCAAACTTTGTACAGGCCTGTTGCTGGAAAGTACCGCGCTTACCGGTTTTGGGTGAAACACTGGTGGCCTCTGCATTAAGTATAGAAGCGGGCGGCAAGGGTTTAAATGTGGCTATTGGTTTGCGTCGTTTGGGGGCGCAAGTTGATGCATTGTTGGGTATTGGTAACGATGCAGCGGGTGACAGCTTGACTCGCTTATTAGACAAAGAGAACATCCCGGTAACACATGTGCATCGACTGGCTGGCGCCTCCGGTCATGGTGCTGGCTTGATTACCGCTGGCGGTGAGAATGCCATAGCTGTCTATCCGGGTGCCAATCTGTTACTGCGTGATGAACATGCCGAGCTGGCGGAAACCGCTATCAGCGCGGCCAACTGGGTGTATGGCCAGTTTGAAACGTCTGTGTCTGTGGTGCAGCGCTGTTTCGAGTTGGCTAGACAACATGACTGCTGTACAGCTCTTAACCCTTCGCCCTGGCAGGAAATACCCCCTGCCCTATTGGCCGCAACCGATATATTAGTGGTAAACGAGATTGAAGCGGCAAAGCTGCTGCATATACCCGATTTACCCATCAATTTGAGCGCTATTGCCAGCGTGTTAAGCAGCGCCAGTGAACAATTATGGGCTAGCTGGTCGGGGCAATTGTTAGTGGTAACACTGGGTGAATTGGGCTGTGTGGCATTACAGCCAAAGCACACGGCGCTGGCGATACCGGCTTTTAAAATAGAGGCATTAGACAGTGTGGGTGCAGGCGATGCTTTTGCGGCTGGCTTACTGTATCAACTGGCCTTAAACACCTCCCTGGCCGAGGCCTTGCGTTATGCAAATGCCTGTGGAGCAATGCTAGCATCAAAGCTTGGGGTACTGGACGTATTACCCAATCATGCTCAGGTAGCCAGTTTTATAGCGGCTGCCCCTCATTCGTCAACTACAGTGTGA
- a CDS encoding portal protein: protein MSESELDKLNQRWQVLKNERSSWWQHWSELSRYLLPRNGRYFVNDRDKGWQRNNTLYDSTASRALRVLAAGMMSGMTSPSRPWFKLAVSDPELMAQQNVKIWLNKVTEQVQDVLARSNAYRVLHMLYEELGAFGTGAAVMADDYQNILHLHPFTIGEYAIATDWKGDVVTLYREFDKTAAEIVAEFGYENCSTTVQNLVKNQQQDSWVTLRHAIEPRNERLANKRDAANMPFRSVYWETGNATKVLRESGFQSFPCLVPRWATQGGDIYGNSPGMEALGDVKQLQAQQFRKSQAIDYQANPPLQLPSSMKNRENQLFPGGISYYDAATASQGVKTAFEVNLNLQYLLEDIQDVRGRINSAFYADLFMMISEQNQNMTATEVAERHEEKMLMLGPVVERLNNELLDPLLENTFTRLLQGGLLPAPPPELQGHNLNIEYVSLLAQAQKAVALNGIDRFVLNLGHIASIKPEVLDKFDADHWADLYSDKLSIDPELVIAGQQLALIRQQRTQQAQAAQQQTALQQGSETLRNLGQTSTQSGNVAGDVLGMLQKNDT from the coding sequence ATGAGTGAGTCAGAACTGGATAAACTCAATCAACGCTGGCAAGTATTAAAAAACGAACGTTCCTCCTGGTGGCAACACTGGTCAGAACTCAGCCGTTACCTATTGCCACGCAATGGCCGTTATTTTGTAAACGATAGAGACAAAGGCTGGCAGCGTAATAATACACTATACGACAGCACTGCCAGCCGCGCTTTGCGCGTGTTAGCCGCTGGCATGATGTCGGGCATGACCAGTCCATCACGTCCCTGGTTTAAACTGGCAGTTAGCGATCCAGAATTAATGGCGCAGCAAAATGTCAAAATCTGGTTAAACAAAGTCACCGAGCAAGTACAAGACGTACTGGCGCGTTCAAATGCCTATCGAGTCTTGCACATGCTCTACGAAGAACTGGGCGCTTTTGGTACTGGCGCAGCCGTAATGGCAGACGATTACCAAAATATCCTGCATCTGCACCCGTTTACCATAGGCGAATACGCCATCGCCACCGACTGGAAAGGCGATGTGGTTACCCTGTATCGCGAATTCGATAAAACTGCCGCTGAAATCGTCGCCGAGTTTGGCTACGAAAACTGTTCAACCACCGTGCAGAATCTAGTAAAAAACCAGCAACAAGACAGTTGGGTTACCTTACGCCATGCTATAGAACCGCGTAACGAACGACTAGCCAACAAGCGTGATGCCGCCAATATGCCGTTTCGTTCCGTGTATTGGGAAACCGGCAATGCCACAAAAGTATTACGCGAATCCGGCTTTCAATCGTTCCCGTGTTTGGTGCCACGCTGGGCTACGCAAGGCGGCGATATTTACGGTAACAGCCCCGGTATGGAAGCATTGGGCGATGTTAAACAATTACAGGCGCAACAGTTCCGTAAATCGCAAGCCATCGATTATCAGGCCAATCCGCCACTGCAATTACCCAGCAGCATGAAAAACCGCGAAAACCAGCTGTTTCCGGGTGGCATTAGTTATTACGATGCCGCAACTGCCAGTCAAGGGGTAAAAACCGCATTCGAAGTCAATTTAAACCTGCAATATTTATTGGAAGATATTCAAGATGTGCGTGGTCGCATCAACTCGGCGTTTTATGCGGATTTGTTCATGATGATATCAGAACAGAATCAAAATATGACGGCAACCGAAGTGGCCGAACGCCACGAAGAAAAAATGCTGATGCTCGGCCCGGTGGTCGAGCGCCTAAATAACGAACTACTCGATCCTTTACTGGAAAACACCTTTACCCGCTTGTTACAAGGTGGTTTATTGCCCGCGCCACCCCCAGAACTACAAGGCCATAATCTCAATATCGAATACGTATCTTTATTAGCCCAAGCGCAAAAAGCCGTGGCTCTTAATGGTATCGATCGTTTCGTATTAAACCTGGGGCATATCGCCAGCATAAAGCCCGAGGTACTGGATAAATTCGATGCCGATCATTGGGCAGATTTGTATAGCGATAAGCTCAGTATCGATCCAGAGCTGGTGATTGCCGGACAGCAATTAGCCCTGATTCGCCAGCAACGCACCCAGCAAGCGCAAGCCGCACAACAACAAACGGCTCTGCAACAAGGTAGCGAAACCTTGAGAAATCTGGGGCAAACTTCCACCCAATCGGGCAATGTTGCAGGCGATGTATTGGGAATGTTGCAGAAAAATGACACATAA
- a CDS encoding diguanylate cyclase: protein MNSTESILKQQKARSWLALRKKIQLYIGFAALWVTVSYLISVYVLHFSDIVTFFSCLNITLFMILSSLVLYSGLNEVFARHNKQIDKLKQSEETLLSVLNGSQLGFWDWHLTRNEVKRNATWAEMLGFHFKEINETTQQWSDFVHPQDREAACASIEAALKGITSEHQLMYRMKTKSGAYKWILDRARVVERDEYGNAVRMSGTHTDVDALKKTEQALQASEQRFRGIFENAAVGIAQVNSEGSFQLVNTTFCHITGYSHDELMYNIKYFQAITHPDDLGQDIHLFKQLMNGTLKQYELEKRYLCKDGSIAWVNLSVAALLDEQGSISSISSVQDITQQKSLQTELEYRAHIDFLTEIANRRYFIELAERELARTRRYQQSLALIMLDLDFFKRVNDEYGHKAGDKVLQMFSSILRNTFRAVDVIGRLGGEEFAVLLPQTDLDGAVELAQRLQENINCTDMRVERAVCLRITVSMGIAVLTEQDTTIEQLLNKADKRLYQAKTLGRNRIVALV, encoded by the coding sequence ATGAACAGTACCGAATCAATACTAAAGCAGCAGAAAGCCAGATCATGGCTGGCTTTGCGAAAAAAAATACAACTCTACATCGGGTTTGCTGCGCTGTGGGTAACAGTTAGCTATCTGATAAGCGTGTATGTGCTGCATTTTTCTGACATTGTTACGTTTTTTTCATGTCTCAACATAACCTTGTTTATGATACTCAGTTCGCTAGTGCTCTATAGCGGGTTAAATGAGGTTTTTGCTCGGCATAACAAGCAAATTGACAAGCTTAAGCAAAGTGAAGAAACTTTGCTCAGTGTGCTGAACGGCAGCCAATTAGGCTTTTGGGATTGGCATCTTACCCGCAACGAGGTCAAACGCAATGCCACATGGGCAGAAATGTTAGGCTTTCATTTTAAAGAAATTAATGAAACCACCCAGCAATGGTCCGATTTTGTGCATCCGCAAGATCGAGAAGCCGCCTGCGCATCCATTGAAGCAGCACTAAAAGGTATCACTAGCGAACACCAACTGATGTATCGCATGAAAACCAAATCCGGTGCCTATAAATGGATACTGGATCGGGCGCGAGTTGTGGAACGAGACGAATACGGCAATGCTGTGCGTATGAGCGGTACACATACCGATGTGGATGCCTTAAAAAAAACCGAACAAGCACTGCAAGCCAGCGAACAACGCTTTCGTGGTATTTTCGAAAACGCAGCAGTGGGTATTGCACAAGTGAATAGCGAGGGTAGTTTCCAGCTGGTCAATACAACCTTCTGCCACATTACTGGCTATAGTCATGATGAATTAATGTACAACATTAAATATTTTCAGGCCATTACCCATCCCGACGATCTGGGGCAGGACATTCATCTGTTTAAACAATTAATGAATGGAACGTTGAAACAATATGAACTGGAAAAACGCTATCTGTGCAAAGATGGTTCTATAGCCTGGGTAAACTTATCGGTAGCGGCGTTACTGGATGAACAAGGCAGTATTTCCAGCATCAGCTCAGTGCAAGATATTACCCAGCAAAAGAGTTTACAAACCGAACTCGAATATCGGGCGCATATTGATTTCCTCACCGAAATTGCCAATCGCCGTTATTTTATAGAACTGGCTGAGAGAGAACTGGCCAGAACCCGGCGTTATCAGCAATCACTGGCCTTAATTATGCTGGATCTGGATTTTTTTAAACGCGTCAATGACGAATACGGTCACAAAGCCGGTGATAAAGTCTTGCAAATGTTTAGCAGCATTTTACGCAACACCTTTCGCGCCGTGGATGTCATCGGTCGCCTGGGTGGTGAAGAATTCGCCGTACTATTACCACAAACCGATTTGGACGGTGCAGTCGAGCTTGCGCAACGCCTACAAGAAAACATTAACTGTACCGATATGCGCGTCGAGCGAGCAGTATGCTTGCGCATTACGGTATCAATGGGCATTGCCGTATTAACCGAACAAGACACCACTATCGAACAATTACTAAATAAAGCTGACAAACGGCTTTACCAGGCAAAAACACTGGGCCGCAATCGTATCGTGGCCTTAGTCTAG
- a CDS encoding AAA family ATPase produces MSNHFLKNIEINQYKCFNGLEAKGFKRINLVSGKNNIGKTAFMEACFINLYAKDIKYLLIGLITVKAMREKRNITGGIDAECARSFLEYIKDIKLSSNINKQFLAIKENNEIKAYFGTINDSVVNIAANKIEFDSYQHVGTFNFIESSGWSDAKLAQAYHFIQKQDKEAELNHLINAFDHSILNFKVIGDKPQCCVAESGKREYRDIVEFGEGLRHFITLVCGICANRNGYLFIDEIDKGVHYSKLDKLSELVFSISKQCNCQIFATTHSQQMLESYARMCQKLQESDVSYTTLIKNTQNKVKAMTLDYEMLTDIIFDQGYKVK; encoded by the coding sequence ATGTCAAACCACTTCCTTAAGAATATTGAAATCAATCAATACAAATGCTTCAATGGCCTGGAAGCCAAAGGTTTTAAGCGTATTAATCTAGTTAGCGGTAAAAACAATATTGGTAAAACCGCTTTTATGGAAGCTTGTTTTATTAATCTGTATGCTAAAGATATCAAGTATTTATTGATTGGTCTCATTACCGTAAAAGCCATGCGCGAAAAAAGAAATATTACTGGCGGTATCGATGCCGAGTGCGCGCGTAGTTTTTTAGAATATATAAAAGACATTAAACTCAGCTCCAATATTAATAAACAGTTTTTAGCCATTAAAGAAAATAACGAAATCAAAGCCTACTTTGGCACTATTAATGACAGCGTGGTTAACATTGCAGCCAATAAAATAGAATTTGATAGTTATCAGCATGTTGGTACATTTAATTTTATAGAAAGCTCAGGCTGGTCGGATGCCAAACTGGCACAAGCCTATCATTTCATTCAGAAACAGGATAAAGAAGCCGAATTAAATCATTTAATTAACGCTTTTGATCACAGCATACTTAATTTTAAAGTCATCGGCGATAAACCGCAGTGCTGCGTGGCCGAGTCGGGCAAGCGAGAATACCGCGACATTGTGGAATTTGGCGAAGGTTTACGTCACTTTATTACCCTGGTGTGTGGTATTTGTGCCAATCGTAATGGTTATTTGTTTATAGACGAAATTGATAAAGGCGTGCACTACAGTAAGCTAGATAAACTCTCAGAATTAGTATTCAGCATTTCCAAACAATGTAATTGTCAGATATTTGCTACCACCCATTCTCAGCAAATGCTAGAGTCTTACGCACGCATGTGTCAAAAACTTCAAGAATCTGATGTTAGCTATACAACCTTAATCAAAAACACGCAAAACAAAGTCAAAGCCATGACTCTGGATTACGAAATGCTCACCGATATTATTTTTGACCAAGGCTACAAGGTTAAATAA
- a CDS encoding GntR family transcriptional regulator produces MLKTPSHENVFQQLRLDHHSSQPYYQQLQQQLLGLIESGALAPGQNLPAERALADLLQISRTTVKRCYDQMREADTLVTLGRGGTVVQAPKGISPEMGRLKGFTEEMQELGMSPSTKLLERKIVQDRTLASMFGRPAVAKFLKLVRLRLADEQSMSREVAWYDLTLAPSLADWDAMGSSYAYLQENCQIRFANSEQSIEAVLSSEEESQVFGFTQPSPCLLIKRRIYSDRQQLVEYVEGTFRGDAYAYRIKLQV; encoded by the coding sequence ATGCTTAAAACTCCTAGTCATGAGAATGTGTTTCAGCAATTACGTCTGGATCATCATAGTTCTCAACCTTATTATCAGCAATTGCAACAACAATTACTGGGTCTCATTGAGTCGGGTGCGCTTGCGCCAGGCCAGAATTTGCCCGCCGAACGAGCGCTAGCCGATTTACTGCAAATTAGCCGCACCACGGTTAAACGCTGCTACGACCAGATGCGCGAAGCGGATACTCTAGTAACGCTGGGGCGTGGTGGTACGGTGGTTCAGGCTCCAAAAGGTATTAGTCCAGAGATGGGGCGTTTGAAAGGTTTTACCGAAGAAATGCAGGAACTAGGCATGTCGCCCAGTACCAAACTGCTGGAACGTAAGATCGTGCAAGATCGTACTTTGGCATCGATGTTTGGTCGCCCGGCTGTGGCAAAATTCTTAAAACTGGTACGTTTGCGCCTGGCAGACGAACAAAGCATGTCACGGGAAGTTGCTTGGTATGACTTAACGCTGGCACCTTCGCTGGCAGATTGGGACGCCATGGGTTCATCTTATGCTTATTTACAGGAAAACTGTCAAATACGTTTCGCTAATTCTGAACAAAGCATAGAAGCGGTATTAAGCTCTGAAGAGGAATCTCAGGTTTTTGGCTTTACGCAACCCAGCCCGTGTTTATTGATTAAACGGCGTATTTATTCTGATCGTCAACAATTAGTTGAATATGTGGAAGGTACGTTTCGGGGCGATGCGTATGCGTATAGAATTAAACTGCAGGTGTAG
- the ilvD gene encoding dihydroxy-acid dehydratase: MPQYRSRTTTHGRNMAGARALWRATGMKEGDFNKPIIAIANSFTQFVPGHVHLKDMGQLVAREIEKVGGVAKEFNTIAVDDGIAMGHSGMLYSLPSRDLIADSVEYMVNAHCADALVCISNCDKITPGMLMAALRLNIPVIFVSGGPMEAGKVNWNGQTRKLDLVDAMVEAADDKISDEQVAAVERSACPTCGSCSGMFTANSMNCLTEALGLSLPGNGSLLATHADREQLFLSAGRRIVELAKRHYEQDDYAVLPRNIATFAAFENAMSLDVAMGGSTNTVLHLLAAAHEAGVNFTMADIDVISRRVPCLSKVAPATQKYHMEDVHRAGGVMRILGELDRAGLINRDVPTVYAANMAAALEEWDILRTTDDAVKTFYQAAPGGIATTVAFSQSMRYASLDDDRAEGCIRDKAHAYSQDGGLAVLYGNIALEGCIVKTAGVDDSALKFTGRARIFESQDDAVAGILSDKIVAGDVVVIRYEGPKGGPGMQEMLYPTSYLKSKGLGKVCALLTDGRFSGGTSGLSIGHASPEAAEGGAIGLVEEGDTIEIDIPNRSINLAVSAETLQSRRQAMDTKGTAAWKPVNRDRTVSAALRAYAAMTTSAAKGAVRDVSQVERN; this comes from the coding sequence ATGCCACAATATCGTTCCCGCACCACCACCCATGGCCGTAATATGGCAGGCGCACGCGCCCTCTGGCGGGCTACTGGCATGAAAGAAGGCGATTTCAACAAACCCATCATCGCCATCGCCAACTCCTTTACACAATTTGTACCCGGACATGTGCATTTAAAAGACATGGGGCAACTCGTGGCGCGCGAAATCGAAAAAGTCGGCGGCGTGGCAAAAGAATTTAACACTATCGCCGTGGATGATGGCATCGCCATGGGCCACAGCGGTATGCTGTACTCGCTACCCAGCCGCGACCTGATAGCCGACAGCGTGGAATACATGGTCAACGCCCACTGTGCCGATGCCTTGGTGTGTATTTCCAATTGCGACAAAATCACCCCCGGCATGTTGATGGCCGCATTACGTTTAAACATACCCGTCATCTTCGTCTCCGGCGGCCCCATGGAAGCCGGTAAAGTCAACTGGAACGGTCAAACTCGAAAATTGGATTTAGTCGATGCCATGGTAGAAGCCGCTGATGACAAAATCAGCGATGAACAAGTGGCTGCCGTGGAGCGCTCTGCTTGCCCCACCTGCGGTTCCTGCTCGGGCATGTTTACCGCCAATTCCATGAACTGTCTGACCGAAGCCCTAGGCTTATCTTTACCCGGCAATGGCTCTTTGCTGGCTACCCATGCCGACAGAGAACAGTTGTTTTTAAGTGCCGGTCGTCGCATCGTAGAACTGGCCAAACGCCATTATGAACAAGACGATTACGCGGTACTGCCACGTAATATTGCCACCTTTGCCGCCTTTGAAAATGCCATGAGTCTGGATGTGGCTATGGGTGGCTCTACCAATACCGTGTTGCATCTATTGGCCGCCGCTCACGAAGCGGGCGTCAATTTCACCATGGCCGATATCGATGTTATTTCCCGCCGCGTACCGTGTTTATCCAAAGTTGCACCCGCTACACAAAAGTACCACATGGAAGACGTACACCGGGCTGGTGGTGTTATGCGTATTTTAGGCGAACTAGATCGTGCCGGCCTGATCAATCGTGATGTACCCACCGTGTATGCCGCTAACATGGCAGCCGCGCTAGAAGAGTGGGATATTCTGCGAACCACAGACGATGCGGTAAAAACTTTCTACCAAGCTGCACCAGGTGGCATAGCCACCACCGTAGCGTTTTCACAATCCATGCGCTATGCTAGCCTGGATGACGACCGCGCCGAAGGCTGTATACGCGACAAAGCCCATGCTTATTCGCAAGATGGCGGTCTGGCCGTATTGTACGGCAACATTGCTTTAGAAGGTTGTATCGTCAAAACCGCAGGTGTCGATGACAGCGCACTTAAATTTACCGGACGCGCCCGTATTTTCGAAAGCCAGGACGATGCGGTTGCAGGTATTTTAAGCGACAAAATCGTTGCGGGTGATGTAGTGGTTATCCGCTACGAAGGCCCCAAAGGTGGCCCAGGCATGCAAGAAATGTTGTATCCCACCAGCTACCTCAAATCAAAAGGTTTAGGAAAAGTGTGCGCCTTACTCACAGACGGTCGTTTTTCAGGCGGCACCTCAGGACTTTCCATCGGCCACGCCTCACCAGAAGCGGCAGAGGGCGGTGCCATAGGCTTAGTAGAAGAGGGCGACACTATCGAAATTGATATACCCAACCGCAGCATAAATTTGGCCGTGTCAGCAGAAACCCTGCAAAGCCGCCGTCAGGCCATGGACACCAAAGGTACCGCCGCCTGGAAACCGGTCAATCGGGATAGAACCGTTTCCGCCGCCTTACGTGCCTATGCCGCCATGACCACCTCCGCCGCCAAAGGTGCTGTCAGAGACGTATCACAAGTCGAAAGAAACTAA
- a CDS encoding Hsp20 family protein, with translation MTTLSPFMHRGLIDELFRDVNPGYFIKPLHGDGLPAQIKVDIKENPSEFIVHAEIPGTAKENIHVSIERNVVTIRAEILQLDSENKDDKLLRSERYFGEVSRSFQLPVEIDDVNSKARYENGVLTLNLLKKQKQAGQRMLID, from the coding sequence ATGACTACTTTGAGTCCATTTATGCACAGGGGTTTGATTGACGAATTATTTCGCGATGTTAACCCTGGTTATTTTATTAAACCTTTACACGGTGACGGCCTACCCGCTCAGATTAAGGTGGATATAAAAGAAAATCCATCCGAATTTATTGTACACGCCGAAATTCCCGGCACAGCCAAAGAAAACATCCACGTGAGCATAGAGCGCAATGTGGTGACTATACGCGCAGAGATTTTGCAACTGGATAGTGAGAATAAGGATGATAAATTATTACGCAGTGAACGTTATTTTGGTGAAGTGTCGCGCAGCTTTCAATTGCCCGTAGAAATTGACGACGTTAACAGCAAAGCGCGCTACGAAAATGGCGTATTGACGTTGAATTTATTGAAAAAGCAGAAACAGGCTGGGCAACGCATGTTGATTGATTAA
- a CDS encoding type II secretion system protein: MRKFQTGFTLIELVLAIVILGILAATALPKILNVDTSAKINSVNALAGAIQSAANNYNVLCAATPSCNLKNDQLHIYINNQWLWLNYGWPDAGDDIGVDEIDTTLSTSGFTISTPNIYTTVFSLSSARTPANCSVSYLQALYNVRYSPVITTITTGC, encoded by the coding sequence TTGCGGAAATTTCAAACTGGATTTACCTTAATTGAACTGGTACTTGCAATTGTCATTCTCGGCATTCTTGCGGCTACAGCCTTACCCAAAATACTTAACGTGGACACTTCGGCCAAAATCAATTCGGTTAATGCACTGGCCGGGGCAATTCAATCTGCCGCTAACAACTATAATGTTTTGTGTGCAGCAACTCCCAGTTGCAATCTTAAAAATGATCAACTACATATTTATATTAACAACCAGTGGCTTTGGTTGAATTATGGCTGGCCAGACGCGGGTGACGATATTGGTGTAGACGAAATAGACACTACCTTAAGTACCAGTGGATTTACCATATCCACGCCGAATATTTATACTACGGTGTTCAGCCTCTCCAGCGCACGAACCCCAGCCAACTGTAGTGTATCGTATTTGCAGGCTTTATATAACGTAAGATACAGTCCTGTAATCACCACGATCACTACGGGTTGTTAA
- a CDS encoding terminase small subunit, translating into MPLSKKQQLFIDEYLIDLNATQAAIRAGYCVKRASDRGYQLCLSPLVQAQIAEKMAKRAQQLALDQNRVVLEIARLAFNDPRRAFAANGALLAIQDWPDEVAAAISSIKVHEIKDSEGNVIGECKEIKFWDKGKQLELAARHLGMLKDKLELSTPVSELIKAARERIRTD; encoded by the coding sequence ATGCCACTCTCTAAAAAACAACAGCTATTTATTGACGAATATTTGATTGATCTAAACGCCACGCAAGCAGCTATACGAGCGGGTTATTGCGTTAAGCGTGCCAGTGATCGTGGTTATCAGTTGTGTCTGTCTCCCCTTGTTCAGGCACAAATTGCGGAAAAAATGGCAAAGCGTGCGCAGCAATTGGCACTGGATCAAAACCGGGTGGTGTTAGAAATTGCGCGTTTGGCATTTAATGATCCACGCCGTGCATTTGCGGCAAACGGTGCCCTGCTTGCCATTCAAGACTGGCCGGATGAGGTGGCGGCGGCCATTTCTTCGATAAAAGTACATGAAATAAAAGACAGCGAAGGGAATGTGATCGGCGAGTGTAAGGAAATTAAATTTTGGGATAAAGGCAAGCAACTGGAGTTGGCTGCCCGACATCTGGGTATGTTGAAAGATAAACTGGAACTATCCACGCCTGTTTCTGAATTAATTAAGGCCGCACGTGAACGCATCCGCACAGATTGA